One Paenibacillus crassostreae DNA segment encodes these proteins:
- a CDS encoding MFS transporter has translation MNTWKINLIVLWFGQFLVNAGITMITPFLALYLAQDLGVVGEHEIGIWTGLIFAANFMTSFIFQPLWGKLADRYGRKIMLLRSGFGMAIVIVLMGFARTPWELLFLRLLNGTISGFNPAAISLVSGTTPKARMGYAMGIMQSGQVAGTILGPLIGGVLADLVGFRPIFYITGTLILIASFLALFLVKESFDRDEASHIPQVSVIQGFKELAHIPQLLALFAVTFLLQFAMVSPMSLLPLYVQDLHASSVNIAFWAGLVVAVTGISNMISSPILGKVSDKFGSHRILTYSLIGTALTIIPQAFVHTVWQLIIVRFLMGIFMGGLLPSVNALIRSYTPDGMESRSFGFNSSTLALGNMLGAIIGGVLSGFIGIEGLFIVSGGLLLLNVIWVRMKLYGNRQQAN, from the coding sequence TTGAACACCTGGAAAATTAATTTAATCGTTTTATGGTTTGGACAATTTCTAGTCAACGCTGGAATTACAATGATTACGCCATTTTTGGCTTTATATTTAGCACAAGATTTAGGAGTCGTTGGTGAACATGAAATAGGCATATGGACTGGTCTTATTTTCGCTGCTAATTTTATGACTTCATTCATATTTCAACCATTATGGGGGAAACTTGCAGATAGATATGGTCGCAAAATTATGTTGTTGCGATCTGGTTTCGGGATGGCCATTGTCATAGTTCTAATGGGATTTGCAAGAACTCCTTGGGAATTATTATTTCTGCGATTATTAAACGGAACCATATCTGGGTTTAACCCTGCCGCGATCTCACTTGTATCAGGTACAACACCAAAAGCACGCATGGGTTATGCGATGGGAATTATGCAATCTGGTCAAGTAGCAGGTACCATACTTGGCCCTCTTATCGGTGGTGTTCTAGCCGACTTAGTAGGCTTCCGTCCTATCTTCTACATTACAGGCACATTAATTCTAATCGCTTCTTTCCTTGCTCTATTCTTAGTTAAAGAATCCTTCGATCGTGATGAGGCTTCTCATATCCCACAAGTGTCTGTTATTCAGGGGTTCAAAGAACTAGCTCATATCCCTCAATTACTTGCACTATTTGCTGTGACTTTCCTATTACAGTTTGCAATGGTAAGCCCGATGTCCTTATTACCATTATATGTACAAGATCTGCATGCCTCATCAGTAAATATAGCTTTCTGGGCAGGATTAGTTGTAGCCGTAACTGGAATTTCTAATATGATCTCCTCACCTATTCTCGGCAAAGTCAGCGACAAATTCGGTTCACATCGTATTTTAACTTACTCATTAATTGGGACTGCCCTTACCATCATTCCCCAGGCATTTGTGCATACCGTATGGCAACTAATTATAGTCCGGTTCCTAATGGGAATCTTTATGGGAGGGTTATTGCCAAGTGTAAATGCTTTGATACGTTCTTACACACCCGATGGTATGGAAAGTCGATCCTTCGGCTTTAATAGCAGTACGCTCGCCCTAGGTAATATGCTGGGTGCTATTATCGGTGGGGTATTGTCTGGTTTTATCGGCATCGAAGGATTGTTTATCGTTTCAGGTGGTTTACTGTTATTGAACGTGATATGGGTAAGAATGAAACTCTATGGTAATAGGCAGCAAGCCAATTGA
- the hemE gene encoding uroporphyrinogen decarboxylase, which yields MTYNDAFIRACYKQKVDQVPVWYMRQAGRTDPDYLKIKEKYSLLEISRQPELAAQITLMPVQKLGVDAAILYSDIMNPVASLGVDFDIVKNIGPVIHNPIRNAADIERLRPIDVEKDLNHIIETIRILDKELSVPLITFAGAPFTIASYLIEGRPSKSYILTKTLMYSEPKHWYNLMDKLGDMVITYAKAHIANGGKAFQLFDSWVGALAPKDFEKFVLPTITRIFTELADLNVPKIYFPGVSSGELLPSLKNIQSDVVGLDWRVSISEGRRRTGGRFAMQGNLDPYILTAPMEVIKQYAKDIIDEGIQEPGYIFNLGHGLYPEASIEKIRELTEFVHEYSADQLK from the coding sequence ATGACCTACAATGATGCATTTATAAGAGCTTGTTATAAGCAGAAAGTTGACCAGGTGCCTGTCTGGTATATGAGACAAGCTGGTCGAACGGATCCAGATTACCTTAAAATTAAGGAGAAATATAGTCTTCTTGAAATTAGTCGTCAACCGGAACTTGCGGCACAAATTACGTTAATGCCTGTCCAAAAGCTTGGTGTCGATGCGGCTATTCTTTACTCTGATATTATGAATCCCGTAGCTTCACTCGGAGTTGACTTCGATATTGTTAAGAACATCGGACCGGTAATTCATAATCCGATTCGAAATGCAGCGGACATTGAACGTCTTCGTCCCATTGATGTGGAAAAAGATCTGAATCATATTATAGAGACGATTCGAATTCTTGATAAAGAATTGAGTGTGCCTTTAATTACTTTTGCGGGTGCACCTTTTACGATCGCAAGTTATTTAATTGAAGGGCGACCATCCAAAAGTTATATTCTTACCAAAACATTGATGTATAGCGAACCAAAGCATTGGTATAATCTGATGGACAAGCTTGGTGATATGGTAATAACGTATGCGAAAGCTCATATTGCTAATGGTGGTAAAGCATTTCAATTGTTTGATAGTTGGGTTGGAGCATTAGCTCCGAAGGATTTCGAGAAGTTTGTTCTTCCAACGATTACTCGTATCTTTACCGAACTAGCCGATTTGAATGTACCCAAAATTTATTTTCCAGGAGTAAGTTCAGGAGAACTCTTACCTTCGCTGAAGAATATTCAGTCTGATGTTGTAGGTCTGGATTGGAGAGTCTCAATCTCGGAAGGTCGACGGAGAACGGGTGGACGGTTCGCCATGCAAGGTAATCTGGACCCATATATATTAACCGCACCTATGGAAGTCATTAAACAATATGCTAAAGATATTATTGATGAAGGAATACAGGAGCCTGGATATATATTTAACCTAGGACACGGATTATATCCTGAAGCATCTATTGAGAAAATTCGTGAATTAACCGAGTTTGTTCATGAATATTCTGCTGATCAACTGAAATAG